A genome region from Bacillaceae bacterium IKA-2 includes the following:
- the flgC gene encoding flagellar basal body rod protein FlgC, with the protein MFHGFNTTASALTAQRLRMDVVSSNMANVDTTRGRLVNGEWEPYRRKMVEIRPNENQFSSYLSKAMGRSDQAGNGVKVTRIVEDQTPFKLAYQPDHPDANEEGYVSLPNVDPLKEMVDMMSATRSYEANVTTLNATKNMLMKALEIGRG; encoded by the coding sequence ATGTTTCATGGCTTTAATACTACAGCTTCAGCTCTCACTGCACAGCGGCTGAGAATGGATGTTGTTTCTTCAAATATGGCAAATGTTGATACGACTCGGGGAAGGCTTGTTAATGGTGAGTGGGAACCTTATCGAAGGAAAATGGTTGAAATACGGCCAAATGAAAATCAATTTTCATCATATTTATCTAAAGCGATGGGGCGATCTGATCAAGCAGGTAATGGCGTAAAAGTTACCCGGATTGTCGAAGATCAAACACCATTTAAGCTGGCCTATCAACCGGATCATCCTGATGCAAATGAAGAAGGGTATGTTAGCTTGCCGAACGTCGATCCGCTAAAAGAAATGGTTGATATGATGAGTGCAACTCGTTCATATGAGGCAAACGTTACCACTCTTAATGCAACAAAAAATATGTTAATGAAGGCTCTAGAAATTGGTAGAGGCTAG
- the fliE gene encoding flagellar hook-basal body complex protein FliE — MDPISFRPNSVMNIQGGQVIPAKKVTSAEAQDSFKMMLNEALHTANDSQLSSIKATEKLARGENIDLHEVMITAQKASITLQTTVEVRNKIVEAYQEVMRMQV; from the coding sequence ATGGATCCTATATCATTTAGACCGAATTCCGTAATGAATATTCAAGGTGGTCAAGTAATACCAGCAAAGAAAGTTACATCGGCAGAAGCACAAGATAGTTTTAAAATGATGCTTAATGAAGCGTTACATACAGCGAATGATTCACAACTCTCGTCAATAAAGGCAACGGAAAAGTTAGCGAGAGGAGAAAATATTGACTTACATGAAGTTATGATTACTGCTCAAAAAGCAAGTATAACCTTGCAAACGACTGTGGAAGTACGTAACAAAATTGTTGAGGCCTATCAAGAGGTCATGAGAATGCAAGTATAA